The proteins below come from a single Alligator mississippiensis isolate rAllMis1 chromosome 2, rAllMis1, whole genome shotgun sequence genomic window:
- the LOC102560932 gene encoding olfactory receptor 1052-like, with translation MLLLLRKKYTQLLTIGIEHMAEDNQTTVPEFILLGFTGRPELQTVISMVFLLIYATTVMGNLGMMVLIRISPQLHTPMYYFLAHLSFIDLCYSSAIAPKALEIFLTERKTIAYSGCVAQMFFFTTLITTECFLLASMAYDRYVAICKPLLYRVVMSPMVRVQLVVGSYILGITGASVQTTGAFRLSYCGSSVINHFFCDIPAVIKLSCSNTYIPELVLFIFTTVIAITTALIILVSYTYMITILLQMKSSESRGKAFSTCSSHLTVVTVFYGTASCIYAIPQSKDSLNQAKIVSVFYTLVIPLLNPLIYSLRNKDVKDALRSIIRKMFSKMLRKM, from the exons ATGCTCCTTTTATT aagaaaaaaatatacccaattacta ACTATCGGTATTGAACACATGGCTGAAGACAACCAGACAACAGTGCCAGAGTTCATTCTCCTGGGTTTCACAGGCCGCCCAGAGCTTCAGACTGTGATCAGCATGGTGTTTCTACTCATCTATGCTACCACCGTGATGGGGAATCTTGGAATGATGGTGTTAATCAGAATCAGTCCCCAACTCCATACTCCCATGTACTACTTCCTTGCTCACTTATCTTTCATTGATCTCTGTTACTCCTCGGCCATTGCCCCAAAGGCACTAGAGATCTTTTTGACAGAGAGAAAAACCATAGCTTACAGTGGCTGTGTGGCTCAAATGTTCTTCTTTACTACTCTAATAACCACGGAGTGTTTTCTTCTGGCTTCAATGGCATATGATCGATATgtggccatctgcaaaccactccTATATAGGGTGGTCATGTCCCCTATGGTTCGTGTCCAGTTGGTGGTTGGATCATATATTTTGGGCATCACTGGTGCCTCAGTGCAAACCACGGGTGCCTTTCGGTTATCCTACTGTGGCTCCAGTGTCATCAATCATTTTTTCTGTGACATCCCAGCTGTCATCAAACTCTCCTGCTCCAATACATATATTCCAGAGCTGGTGCTTTTCATCTTTACCACAGTTATTGCTATCACCACTGCTTTAATCATCCTTGTGTCTTACACCTACATGATCACCATCCTCCTTCAAATGAAATCCTCtgagagcaggggaaaagccttTTCTACTTGCTCTTCTCACCTTACTGTTGTCACTGTTTTCTATGGGACAGCAAGTTGTATCTATGCCATCCCCCAATCCAAGGACTCACTTAATCAGGCCAAAATTGTTTCTGTGTTCTATACGCTCGTGATCCCCCTGCTGAACCCCCTGATCTATAGTCTGAGGAACAAGGATGTGAAGGATGCCCTGAGGTCTATCATAAGGAAAATGTTCTCTAAAATGTTGAGAAAAATGTGA